The Cellulosimicrobium cellulans genome contains the following window.
CGGTGACGTCGGCCTCGTCCACGCGCACGCGACGTCGACCCCCGTGGGCGACGTCAACGAGTCGGACGCCCTGCACGCGGCGCTCGGCATGCCCCCGCCCGTGACGAGCACCAAGGGCGCGACGGGCCACCTGCTCGGTGCCTCGGGCGCGCTGGGCATCCTCGTCGCGCTGCTCGCCGTGCGGGACGGACGCGTGCCGCCCACGCTCAACCTCGACGCGCTGGACCCGGCGATCGACCTCGACGTCGTCCACGGCACCGCCCGGGACACGACCGCCCGCCACGCGCTGGTCAACGCGTTCGGCTTCGGCGGCCACAGCGCGAGCGTGGTCGTCTCGCGCGACTGACCCCTCACGCCGAGAACGGGGTTGCTGTCGTTCTCGGCGCCAGAACGCGAAGAACCTCGTGCTCGACGGCGAGCAACGTCGTGCTCGCGTGAGGATGGGGGCATGGACCTCGACGCCCGGCTCGCCGACATCACGACGCTCACGGTCGACGCGATCGTCAACGCCGCCAACTCGTCGCTGCTGGGCGGCGGGGGCGTGGACGGCGCGATCCACGCCGCGGCGGGGCCCCGGCTCCTGGAGGAGTGCCGCCGGATCCGACGCACGACCCTCCCCGACGGCCTGCCCGTCGGCGACGCCGTCGCGACCGGCGCCTACGACCTCCCCGCCCGCTGGGTGATCCACACGGTCGGACCGGACCGCCACCGCGGCCAGACCGACCCCGCGCTGCTCGCGTCGTGCTTCACGCGCTCGCTCGACGTCGCCGCGGGCCTCGGCGCCGCGACCGTCGCCTTCCCGGCCGTGAGCGCGGGCGTCTACGGCTGGGACGTCGACGACGTCGCGCGGGTCGCGGTCGGGGCCGTGCGCGGGTGGTCCGCGGTCCGTCCGAGCGCCGACCCCGGCGCCGGCGTCACGGCGGTGACGTTCGCGCTCGCGTCGCCCCGCGCCCTGGCCGCGTTCGAGGCCGCACTCGGGAGCTGAGCCAGGCCCTCCGGGTGCTGAGCCAGGGGTCAGGGTCGGCGCCGGGAGGATCAGGGTCGGTTCGGGGGACTTCCCGATACCGCCGCGACGAGCGTGCTCCTACCGTCGAGGGATGAGCACCTCAGACGCCTCCGCAGCCTCGTTCCGGCCGACCCTGTCCCGGCCGCGCCACGGTCGGATGATCGCGGGCGTGTGCGCAGGGATCGCCCGCCGGTTCGGGTGGGACCCGACCGTCGTGCGCATCGTCGCCGCGGTCTCGATCCTGCTCCCCGGCCCGCAGGTCATCGCCTACCTCATCCTCTGGGCCCTCATGCCCGACGACCGCGACTGACCCGGTCGCGCCGGTCGCCCGGACGGTCGAACCCGGGGTCGCGGGTGGTCTCGGGCTCGAGACCACCCGCAACCCCGGGTTCGGCGTGGTGCGGCGCCCGCTAGCCCGGGAGCCCGCGCATGCGGCGCCGGGCGACGACGATCGTCGCGCCGCCCGCGACCAGCACGACGGCGAGGCCCACCAGGGCACCGACGTGCGCGCCGGTCGTGGCGAGCCCGTCCGGCCGGCCCGGCTGCTCGCCGTCCGACCCGCCGGGCGCGCCGTCCGTCGCGAGGACCTCGAGCTCCGTCCACAGGACGCGGCCGTCCACCTGCCCGACGAGCGCGAACCGGTGCAGGCCCGCCGCGGCGTCGGCCGGGACGGTCACGGTCGCCGTGAGCGTGCCCGACGCGTCGGCGCGGTACATCCCGAGGTCCGTCGGCGTGGAGAAGAGGGTCGCGGAGACCCACTCGCCGGGCACGAAGCCCTCGGCCGTCGCCGTGACCTGCGCGCCCGCGCGCACGCGCGCCGGGGAGAGCGTGACGCCGCCGTGGTTCGCGTCGGTGAGGTCGTCGGCACCCACGGTGTGCCGCGGGGACGACGGCGGCTCCTCGCCCGCGCCGGGCGTCTCGCCGGGCTCGCCCGGACCACCCGGGTTCTCGCCGTCGAGGTGAGCCTCGAAGACGTCGGTCGCCGCGCCGAGGCTCAGGAGCACCGTCTCGCCCGTCGCGTCGGCGAGGCCGTCGTTGTCGGTGATCGCCCAGACGGTGCCGTCGCCGCCGACCGTGAGGCCCTCGAGCTTCTCCTGCGTCCAGCCGCTCGTGGCGCGCAGGTCGGGCAGGACGTCGTGCGCGAGCGTCTTGGTCACCGCGACCGGCGTCGTCGACGCGGCCCCGACGGCGACGGCCGGCACGTCGACCGCGTAGACACGCTTGACCGTGGCGGCGGGGCCGTTGAGCTTGTCGCGCTCGATCACGGCGAGCGTGTCGTGGTCGACGACGGTCACCTCGCTCAGGCCCATCCAGTCGCCGCCCGTCGTGGTCTGCTCGAGCGGGTACGCGAACCAGTCCCACGTGCCCGAGGCGACGTCGTAGCGGCCCAGGCGCGCGGTGCCCGCCGTGCCGCCCTCGTCGGTGGTCAGGCCGCGCTGGAGCGCGACCCACACCTGCTCGCCCGCGCCCGCGGCTCCGTCGGCCGTCGAGACCGCCGGAGCGACCGCGACGCCCTCGATGCCCTGCTTGCCGAGACCCGCGGCGACGCCCTCGGGGAGCGCCACGGACTCGACGACCGCGCCCGCGGCGTCGACGCGCACGATCGCGTTCTCCGCGCCCTTCGCGCCCTCGACGCCGAGCCAGAACCCGCCGTCGGCGCGCGCCGCGACACCCTCGACGTCGAGGCCCACGGGGGCGCCGTCGCGCGTGAGGGGCACGGTCCGGTCGATGACCGCCGGGGAGCCCTGGCCGTAGCCGCGCACGTCGAGCGACAGGAGCTGCGTCGTGGAGTACGCGGCGTCGGTCGCCGTCCACAGGCGCTGGGGATCGGCCGGATCGGCGGTCAGCGCGCCGAGCGCGCCCCAGCCGATCGGGGCGCCGGCCTGCGGACCCTCGGTCGCGTCCGCGGAGACGACGCTGGGGAACTGCGGCGACCCCGCGCCGTCGGCCCACTGCGCGCCGAGGCCGAACACCGTGACGGCCGACCGCACGCCCGCACCGGCGTCGTCCTCCTCGCTCGACACGACGAGCAGGTCGCGCCCCGGCACGACGAGCAGGCCCTCGGGGCCGTTGGTCGTCGCGAGCACCTGGACGAACCGCGGGGCGCTCGGGTCGGAGACGTCGTAGACGGCGACGAAGTTCGAGCGCTCCGAGCCGACGAACGCGTAGCGCGTCCCGCCGAGCGTCGCGACGGCCAGGCCCTCGGGCTCGACGCCCTTCTTGGCCGCGCGGTCCTCCGTGTGCAGGCCGACGCGGACCGCGAGGCGCTCGAGCTCCGCGCCCGCGTCCCACACGACCTCGCCCGACGCCGCGTCGAACACCGACCAGCCGCGCGAGCCGCCCTTCCAGTCGCCCTCGTTCGCGGTCGCGACGTGCGCGTCGTCGAGCCAGCCGATCGCGTCGGGCTCGCGCGGCGTCGCCGGGATCGACCCTGTCTGGTCGATGACGCCGTCCTTCTTCACGTCGATCCCGGACACGGCGACCGCGCCCGCGGAGAAGACGGTCTCGACCTCGCCCGTGGCGAGGTCGACGACGGCGACGCCGTTGTTCTCCTGGAGCGTCACCGCGACCTTGGTGCCCGCAGGGTTGACGGCGACGTACTCGGGCTCGGGGTCCTGCGGGGTGTCGAGGCCGGCGGCCTCGACGACCGGGAGCGGCGCGCCGGCCTCGTCGAGGAAGGAGACGGCGCGGGTCGACCAGGCCGCCGGGTCGTCGCCGGGCAGGTCGAGGATCTGCAGGAAGCCGCCGGGGAGCTGCGGGAGGTCGCCCTCGTCGCCACCCTCGGGCGTCGCCTCCTCGTCGCGCTGGTTCTCGATCGCGACGACGGCGTGCGTGCCGTCGGGCGTGACGGCGACGGAGTCGGGCTGACCGCCGAGGTCGAGCGACCGCACGCGCTCGCGCGTCGCGAGGTCGACGACGTCGAGGCGCCCGCTCGGCTCCGTGAAGCTCACGGACGTGTCCACCACGACGAGGACGTACCCACCGACGATCGCGACCGACGTCGGCTCGTCGTGCTCCGACCCGAGCTCGGCGAGGCTCAGCGTGCCCAGGCCCTGCGGTGCGCTCGGGTCCGTGATGTCGAGGAAGCCGATGCGGCGCGCGAGCGCGTCCGTGTGGACGACCGTGCGTCCGTCCTCGCTCACCGCCGAGATCTCGGCGACCGTCTCGCTGGCGGCGTCCTCGCCGGCCGGGCGGTTCTGGAACACGGGGTACGTGGCGAGGCGGTGGAACGTCTCGTCCGCGGCGGGGGCCGTCCAGGCGGCGTCCGTCGCGAGGCCGAGCGCCGCCGTCGGGGCCGACGCCACCGCGCCGGCCGGGTGCGCGGGCGCCGCGGCGAGCGCGGGCAGCGCGCCCAGGCCCAGGGTGAGCGTCGCGCCCGTGGCGACGAGCGCGGCGAGGCGCGTGCGGCGGGCCCGGGCGCGCACGGGGGTGCGCGCCGTGGTGCGCTGACGAGCCTGCTCAGGGATGGCTGACATGTCTCTCCTTCGACGAGGGTCGAGCAGAGGGTGGTGGCCCGCGGTGGCGTGGCGGCGACCGGATCCGGGCCGACGGGTGGCCGTCGGATGAACAGTGCGCGGCACCGCTCGCGAGAGCCCGCGAGGGCCCCGGCGCGGGCGCCAGTTGCTCCGGGCGACAAGTCCGGCACCGGAGTACCTGATACTTCGGCCCCGTGACCGAATCGTGACGGCGAAAGTACCTAGTACTCGCTGTCCGCCCTGTCATGGCGGTTGCTAGCGTCGTTCGGGATTTACCTGCTACTCCACGTCCCGCCAACGTTGGCGGGCGTGGTCCCGACGCCCTCCCGCGGCGGGCACGCACGTGACCCCGCCTCTCTCCCGCTCCTCTCCCCTCTTGCCGACCGCCCCGCGACGACGCCGGGCGCGAGGAAGGACGACCGATGACGCAGCACGCCTCTCCCCGACCGTCGCGCACGCACACGGTCCTCACGTCCGTCGCGCTCGCCGTGCTCGCCCTCGCGGTGGCCGGCCTGATCGCGTTCCTGCTCGTGTACAACAGCAAGGTCGCCGACGGCGCGACCCGGCTCGACGACGGCGCCGCCCAGCTCTCCGACGGCGCGTCGACGCTCGCCGACGGCACCGCCGAGGCGCAGGACGGCGCCCAGCGCCTCGCCGACGGGGCCGGCGACCTGCGCGACGGCGCCGGCGACCTCGTCGCCGGGGCGCAGCAGGCGTCCGACGGCGCGGCCCAGCTCGCGACCGGTGGCACCACCGCGCTCGACGGGGCGACCGAGCTCGCCGCCGGAGCGGACGAGCTGAACGCCGGAGCCGCCCGCCTCGCCGCGGGGACGGGCGACGCCGCGAGCGGAGCGGCACGCCTCGCCACCGGCAGCAAGGACCTCGACGCCGGGGCCGCCCGCCTCGCCGCCGGCAACGCGCGTGCCGCGGACGGCGCGTCGCAGATCGCCACGGGAGCGGGCGACCTCAGCACGGGCGCCGGCGACCTGAGCGCCGGGGCCGCCCGCGCCGCGACCGGCTCCGCCGACCTCGCGTCCGGTGCCGGTCGGCTCGCGACGGGGGCCGGCACCCTCGCCGCAGGGACGACCGAGCTCCGGGCCGGCGTGCGCGAGAGCCTCGGCGCAGGTGTCCAGGCCCTCGACCAGGGCCAGGCGCAGCTCTCCGGCGGTGCAGCACGCCTCGCCGGCGGTGTCGCCGCGGCGCGTGCCGGGGTCGACACGATCCAGGCCGGGGTCGACCAGCTGCGGGGAGGTGCGACCCAGGTGCGCGGCGGCGCGGTCACCCTCGGAGGCGGCGCCGACCAGCTGCAGGGTTCTGCCGGCGAGCTCCAGCGCTCGGCCGTGACCGTCGGGACCAACCTGGACGGCCTCGCGGCACAGCTGGACAAGATCGCGCGCGGCGAGGTCGCGGCGACGCCGGAGACCCTCGGGACGATCGCCGCGAACCTCCGCGCGCTGGGCAACGGCACCGAGTCGTCGCCCGGCGCCTCCGCGCAGATCGCGGTCGGCGCGGGGCGGCTGGCGACGGGCGCCCGCGGGCTCTCCGTGGGAGCGGGCGAGGTCACCGCCGGCATCGACCAGCTCTCGGCCGGACTCGCGACCGGCACCCCGGAACGGCCCGGGCTCACCGCGGGGCTCGCGCAGCTTCGCGCGGGCCTCGGCGAGGGCACTCCCACGCAGCCGGGCCTCGCAGCGGGGGTCCAGCAGCTCCGAACGGGCATCGACGTCCAGCTCGCGGGCGGCATCGACGCGCTGGCCACCGGCGCCACGACCCTGGACGGCAAGATCGGCGAGCTCGAGACCGGTGCCGCGACGCTCCACGGGAAGGTCGGCGAGCTCAGCGCCGGCGCCTCGAAGGTCGCGGACGGCAACGCCGACCTCGCCGCGGGCGCCGCGCGCGTGAGCGGCGGCAGCGCGCTCCTCGCGACGAAGACCTCCGAGCTCGCGACCGGCACGTCCGACCTCGCCGCCGGCGCCGCCGACCTCCGGGCCGGGACGACCAGGGCCGCCACAGGGGCCGCCGACCTCTCCGCGGGCACGGTGAGGCTGCGCACGGGCGCCGGTGACCTGTTCGCCGGGACGACGCGGCTGGAGGACGGGACGCTGCGCCTGCAGAACGGCCTCACGACGCTGTCGACCGGCGCGACGGCCCTCGCTGCGGGCAACGCCGCGCTCGCCGAGGGCTCGACGACGCTGCACGCCGGCACGACGACGCTCGCCGACGGCGCGTCGAAGCTGCACGACGGCAGCACCCGCATCGCGGACGGCGCGGCGGCGCTCTCCGACGGCACGGGAACCCTCTCCGACGGCACGACGGAGCTCAAGGACAGCGTCGAGAACAGCCCCGTCGGACGGGTGTCGCTCGGCATGTCGGCGCTCGTCGGCGGGACCGTGCTCGCGGGCGTCGCGGGCGTCGGGCTCGGGCTGCGCCGTCGGCTCGCGGCGGTCTGACCGACCGTCGCGCACGGCCGGGCGGCCCCTCCTCACCGCCCGGCCCTCGGCTCGAGGGCGGCTTCACGTCGACGGTGTCGCCCTCGCGGGCGGCGGCCCCGGTGGACAGGACTCCGGGACCGCCGCCCTTCTTCGTGCGCGCCGACCGCGGGCCCGGTCCGGTCCCCCGGCGCGAACCCGGCACGGGCCACCGGACCGGCACGGGCTACCGTAACCGCGTGACGCTGCTCCTCAAGCTCGTGCTGGCGCCTGCCCTGGTGGTCGCGTCCACGCTCGCCGGGCGGCGCTGGGGATCCCGGCTCACCGGTGTGCTCGTCGGGCTTCCCGTCGTGGCCGGGCCGATCCTGCTCATCACCACGCTCGACCACGGCACCGCGTTCGGCGCCGCCGCCGCCTCCTCGGCGCTCCTCGGCCTCACGTCCCTCGCGCTGTTCGCCGTGGTGTTCGGCTGGTGCTCCCGCCGGACGAGGTGGCTCGGTGCGCTCGCGGCGTCCTGGGCCGCGTGCCTCGTGGCGGACGTCGCCCTCGCCCGGCTGACGCTTCCCGCCGGGATCGCGTTCGTGGTGGCGCTCGCGTCGTTCTGGGGCGCGTCCCGCGTCATGCCGCCCGATGCGCCGGGTCCTCCGCCGTCGGCCGTCCCGTCGCCCTGGTGGGACCTTCCCGCCCGGGCCGCGACGACGGCTGCGCTCGTCCTCGCCGTCACCACCGCGTCGGGCGCGCTCGGGCCGGCGATGACGGGCGTGCTCGCGCCGTTCCCGATCGCGTCGAGCGTGGTCGCCGCGTTCGCGCTCGCGCAGCGCGGGTCGGCCGAGACCGTCCGCCTCCTGCGGGGACTGCTCGCCGGGCTCACCGGGTTCGCAGTCTTCTGCCTCCTCGTCGCGCTCCTCGTGGAACGCCTCGGTGTCGCCGCGGCGTTCTCGGTCGCGCTGGCCGCCAGCCTGGCCGTCCAGGCCGTCGTCCCCCTCGCCGGGCGGCTCGCCGCACCGGCCGCGGTCACGACGCGACGTCCCGGGCGCGGCTCATGGTGACGTACGCCGAGAACCCCGCCCGTCGGGCGAACCGCACCGGGCGGCGCCCGGTCTCCACGAACCCGAGCTTGCGGTAGAGCCCGAGCGCGGGAGCGTTGGTGTCCTTGATGTCGCGCAGCACGAGCTCGTCGTACGGCAGCTCCATCAGGTGGCGCACGAGCGCGGTGCCCACGCCCCGGCCCTGGTGCTCCGGCGCGGTCGTGACGAACCCGACCTCGGCGAGGCCGTCCCGCGCGCCGTCGTACGCGCCGAGGAACTGGCTCCGGACGATCCGGTAGCTGATCGCGCCGTGGACACGACCCAACGCGTCCCGGAAGGGACGTCTCTCGGGGGCGAAGCACTCCTGCGCGCCCTCGGTGACCGAGGCGACGGCGGCGGGCTCGCCGTCGACGACGGCGACGTAGAACCGTTCGAGGACGAGCATGTGCGCGAACGCGTCCGCCAGCACGCGCGGGTCCTTCGAGAAGTACGCGAAGTCGTCCGCGAAGCCGCGTACGAGCACCTCGGTGATCCGCCGCCGGCTGCTCTCGCCGAGCTCGTCGCCACGCCTGACCTCGATCATGCGGTCCCTGCTCTCCGGGTGTGGTCGTCGCACGGGCGGTCTACCCACGACGACGGCGCGCGAACACGGCGGCCGCCGCGCCGAGGAAGGCCAGGACCAGGCCGGCGCACCACGCGAGGGCGAGGGCCGCCGTCGGTCCCAGGTCCGTGACCGGCGCGCCCGTCGAGTCCAGGCCGACGAGCAGGCCACGGATCGTCTCGATCACCGGCGTGACGGGCTGGTGCTCCGCGAACCCGCGCAGCCACGACGGCATGGTCTCCGGCGGCACGAACGCGCTCGACACGTACGGCAGGAACAGCATGAAGAAGCTGAACCCCCCGGCCGCCGCGGGCGAGCGCACGAGCACGCCCACGAAGGCCGCGACGCTCGTGATCGCGAGCACGTACGCGGCGACGACCCCGACGGCTCCCAGCCACTCGAGCGCGTCCGCGTCGGGCCGGAAGCCGATGAGGAAGGCGACGCCCAGCACGACGGCCGTCGTCACGAGGTTCTTCACGACGCTCGCCACGACGTGACCCACGAGCACCGTCCAGCTCGCGTTCGGCATCGACCGGAAGCGGTCCATGATGCCGCCGGACATGTCCTGCTCGACGGCGATCGCCGTGTTCGACGCCCCGTACCCCGCGCACAGCAGGATGATCCCCGGCGTCGCGTACGTGACGTAGTCCGTGCCGACGCTCATCGCGCCGCCGAACACGTACACGAACAGGATCATGAGCATCACCGGCAGCACGAGCGCGAGGACCAGCTCGTCCGGCTCACGGCGCACGAGCCTCAACGAGCGCGCGACCATCGTCCCGGCGTCGGCGAGCACGTGGCGGCCCGGCCTGGGCGCGGGCGCGGGGAGCCGCGCGGCCGTGCCCGACGGCGCGGTAACGGTCTGGGCGGTCATGCTGCGGTCTCCTCGTGCGCGGTCTCGGTCGTGCCGCCGTCCCGGTCGCGCGTCCGCGCGGCGTGGCCCGTCAGGGTGAGGAACACGTCGTCGAGCGTCGGCTCGCGCACCTCCCACCGCACGGGCTCGACGCCGGTCGCGGCCACCGCGGCGAGGACGCCACGCACGTGCTCGACCGACCCGTCGGTCGGCACGCGGAGCGTCGCGGAGGTGACGCCGAGCGCGTCCGTCCAGGGCCCAGCGGACGCGACCGACGTCGCCTCGGCGACCGACGCGAAGGTGAGCTCGATGCTCGCGTCGCCGACGCGGCGCTTGAGGTCGGACGGCGAGCCCTCGGCGACGATGCGGCCGTCGTCGACGAGCGCGACGCGGTCGGCGAGCTGGTCGGCCTCCTCGAGGTACTGCGTCGTGAGGAACAGGCTCGTGCCGTCGGCGACGACGCCGCGGATCACCTCCCACATGGTCTGGCGGCTGCGGGGGTCGAGGCCGGTGGTCGGCTCGTCGAGGAACATGACCTGGGGGCGGGTGAGGAGCCCGGCCGCCAGGTCGAGCCGACGGCGCATGCCGCCCGAGTACGTGCCGACGCGGCGGTCGGCGGCGGCGGCGAGGTCGAACGCGTCGAGGAGGCCGTCGACGCGGGCTCGTGCGGCCCGGCGCGGCAGGTGCGCGAGGCGACCCATCATCGTGAGGTTCTCGCGGCCCGACTGCTTCTCGTCGACCGCCGCGTACTGGCCGGTGAGGCTGATGGTCCCGCGCACGCGCGCGGCGTCGCGCACGACGTCGTGGCCCGCGACCGTCGCCGTGCCGCCGTCGGGGCGCAGGAGCGTGGCGAGGATGCGGACGGTGGTCGTCTTCCCCGCACCGTTGGGGCCGAGGAGGGCGAGGACCTCGCCGCGGTGCAGCGTGAGGTCCACGCCGTCGAGCACGCGCACCGACCTGCGGGCGGAGCCGTAGCTCTTGCGTAGGCCCTCGGCACGCACGAGCACGTCGGGTGCTGGCATGGGGACTCCCTGGGACGTGGTGAGAACGGTGTTGGAGAGAAACTGTTTATGAGCGCTGCTATTCTGCTGACGGTAGACACAGTTTCGCGAGCGGTCAAGGCCCGCGGGAGGATGACGACATGACCGGGACCGACGCCGACGACCGACCCAGCACCGACCGACCGGACGCCGGGACGGAGCTCCCGCCCGTCATCGCGCGCCTGTGGGGCCGCGGCACCGCCCCGCGGCGCGGCCCCAAGCCCGCGCTGACGGTCGAGCAGGTTGTGCGCGCCGCCGTCGACCTCGCCGACGCCGAGGGTCTGCCCGCCGTGTCCATGGCGCGTGTCGCCGAGTCGCTCGGGTACTCGTCGATGGCGCTCTACCGCTACGTCGAGAGCAAGGACGAGCTCCTCGTCCTCATGGCCGACGCCGCCGCGGACGTGCTCGAGCTGCCGCCCTACGACGAGGGCGACTGGCGCGCCGGGCTGGAGGCCTGGACGCGCGCGCAGATCGCGGGCGTCCTCGCGCGGCCCTGGTTCCTCGACCTGCCGCTGACGACGGCGCAGGTCGGGCCGAACCGCCTGCGCTGGATCGACCGCGGGTTCGCGATCCTCGCGCCGCTCGACCTGACGGTGGACGAGAAGCTGCAGATCGTCGGGCTCCTCGCCCAGCACGTGCTCGGCGAGGGCCGCGTCCAGGTCGAGACCCGGCGCGCGGCCGCGGAGGCCGTGCGCCGCGCCCAAGGCCTCCCCGCCGACACCCCCGAGGCCGACCTCGACGCGGACGCGGTCGCCGCCGCCAACCCGTACGCCGACTACGAGCTCGTGCTCACGCGGCTCGTCGACCCCGAGACCTACCCCGCGCTCACCGGGGCGCTCGCCAGCTGGACGCCGACGGCGGTCCAGCCCGACGACTGGGAGAGCGACATCGGCTTCGGCCTCGACATCCTCCTCGACGGGATCGAGGCGTTCGTCACCCAGCGCGCCACCGCCCGCGGGACCGCCGACCACGGCTGACCGCCGCACGGTGCCGGGTCCACGAGCGGGACGCCATCCCGCCCGCTCGCCCGGAGGCTCATCGGGTCAGGAGGTCGGCCAGGCCGGGGCGTCGGGCACCTGGACGTCGGGGAGGTCGGGGAGGTCCGGCACGTCGAACGTCGGGACGTCGATGCTGGGGATGTCCATGTCCTCCATCCGGTCGCGCAGCTCCTCCTGCCGGGTGCGGTTGTTCTCCTGGATGCAGGTGAGACGGGTCACGGGCCGGCCGGTGCACTCCTGGACGTCCGAGTCCGGGTCGCGCGGGGCGTCCGGCGCCTGGACGTAGCGGCCGTCGGCGTCGTGCTCACCCGGGCTCACCGGCAGCGCGGCGAGCGCTGCCACGCCGCCGAGCGCGAGGAGCAGCGTCGTGACGAGGAGGACCGCCGCGCCCAGCCCGGCACGGACGGCCGCTCCGGCGCCGACCGCCGGGCGCTCGTCCGACGCCGCGCGCTGCTGGGAGGCCACGCGCCAGGCGATCCACAGGCCCACCGCCACAGGCAGGACGAACGCGACGGCGGCGAGCGCCGCGACGGGTCGGGCGTCGCCGCGCGCGAACCCGCCCGGACCGATCGCGGCGACCACGATCGCGACGAGGCCCATGACCACCGTGCGCCGCACGACGGCGCCGCGCAGGCCGGACCGCAGGCCGGCGATGCGGGCCGCCCCCGTCGGGCCGGGCGGGAGGTATCCCAGGTCGCGCGTCTGCGTGACCATGGCGGCGTGCAGGACCGCGGAGGTCACGGCCGTGCCCGCGAGCACCACCCCGAGGCCGACGAGGAACCAGCGCACGACGACGGCGTCGCGCACCACGTAGAGCAGGGCGAGCCCCGCGAGCACGCCCACCCAGCCCACGACGACCGCCACGACGGTCCCGCCCCGGAACGGCGTCCGGCGCAGCGTGCGGCGCAGCAGGCCGCGCGGCACCCGGAGGAGGACGGGCAGCACGCGCAGGGCGGTGATCCCGGTCCACAGCAGGACGACGATCCCCCAGAGCGGCACGCTGCCGACGGAGGAGTCGCTCATCGAGAAGGCGACGACCAGCGCGACCGCCCCGACGAGCAGCACCGGCATCTCGACGAGGCGCAGGACCTGCTGCCACACGCTGAGGTGCAGCAGGTAGCCGGCCTCGGCATGCTCGGGGTTCATCGCGAGGACGCCGCTGTACCCCTTCGCGCTGCGCCCCGCGTCGAGGGCGAGCGCCGCGTCGAGGTAGAGCAGGTCCTCGTGCTCCGGGGCGACGGCGAGGCCCTGGCGCACGAGGGCGCGCGCCCGGTCGTCGTCGCCGAGCCGCGACCACAGCCGCGCGGCCTGCGCGAGCCGGTCGGGGTTCTCGGGCGCGAGCGCGAGCGCCGAGTCGATGCGCTCGCGCGCGAGCCTCCGGTCGGCGCCGCGCACGCGGCCCGACAGGTGGGTGTCGGCGAGCTGGAGGTGGTACCGCGCGTCGTCGGGGTCGAGCTCGAGCGCCCTCGCCGCGGCGTCGCGCGCGCCCGGCACGTCGCCCGTGTTCTGGCGCGCGACCGACAGCAGGTGGAGCGCGCCGTCGGCCGCGGGCTGCGCGCCGACGACCTGCTCCAGGAGCGGCAGCGCCTCGGCCGAGCGCTGCAGGTGCAGCCGCACCCAGGCCGCGGCGAGGAGCAGCCGCGGGTCGTCGGGCACGCTCGCGAGCGCGTCGTCGACCTCGTCGAGCGCGCGCTCGGGTCGCCCCATCTGGACGAGCAGCTCCGCGCGCGAGGCGACGGCGCGCGGGTCGGTCGTGGTCGTCACGGTCCGGGCCTCCGCGGCTCAGAGCATGCGCCGCGCGCGCAGGTACGCGGCGAGGTCGTCGTAGCGGCCGTCGTTGTTCGCGAAGGTGACGACGTTGCGCGCGGACTGGAGCCACGCCGTCGTCGAGGGCCGCACGTCCGCGAGCGCGGCGTCCAGGTCCGCCATGGTGATCGGTCGCACCTGGCCCGACGCGATCGAGTCCATCATCGCCTTCTCGGCCGCCGTGGCCGCGAGGTGCTCCAGGTCGGCGCCGGAGAAGCCGTCGGTGCGCTGCACGACCGAGCGCAGGTCGATCCCGGCGACCGGGCGGCCGGCGAGGTGGTGGCGCAGGATCGCCTCGCGCGCCGGCTCGTCGGGCGGCAGCACGAGCACGACGCGGTCGAACCGCCCCGGCCGCAGGAGCGCCGTGTCGACGTCCCACGGGTGGTTCGTGGCGCCGAGGACGAACAGCCCGTCGTTGTCCGACCCGATGCCGTCCATCTCCTGGAGGAGCTGGTTGACCACGGTCCGCATGCCCGACGACCCGGAGTACTGCGCGCGCTTGCCGCCGATCGCGTCGACCTCGT
Protein-coding sequences here:
- a CDS encoding O-acetyl-ADP-ribose deacetylase, producing MDLDARLADITTLTVDAIVNAANSSLLGGGGVDGAIHAAAGPRLLEECRRIRRTTLPDGLPVGDAVATGAYDLPARWVIHTVGPDRHRGQTDPALLASCFTRSLDVAAGLGAATVAFPAVSAGVYGWDVDDVARVAVGAVRGWSAVRPSADPGAGVTAVTFALASPRALAAFEAALGS
- a CDS encoding PspC domain-containing protein: MSTSDASAASFRPTLSRPRHGRMIAGVCAGIARRFGWDPTVVRIVAAVSILLPGPQVIAYLILWALMPDDRD
- a CDS encoding esterase-like activity of phytase family protein, with translation MSAIPEQARQRTTARTPVRARARRTRLAALVATGATLTLGLGALPALAAAPAHPAGAVASAPTAALGLATDAAWTAPAADETFHRLATYPVFQNRPAGEDAASETVAEISAVSEDGRTVVHTDALARRIGFLDITDPSAPQGLGTLSLAELGSEHDEPTSVAIVGGYVLVVVDTSVSFTEPSGRLDVVDLATRERVRSLDLGGQPDSVAVTPDGTHAVVAIENQRDEEATPEGGDEGDLPQLPGGFLQILDLPGDDPAAWSTRAVSFLDEAGAPLPVVEAAGLDTPQDPEPEYVAVNPAGTKVAVTLQENNGVAVVDLATGEVETVFSAGAVAVSGIDVKKDGVIDQTGSIPATPREPDAIGWLDDAHVATANEGDWKGGSRGWSVFDAASGEVVWDAGAELERLAVRVGLHTEDRAAKKGVEPEGLAVATLGGTRYAFVGSERSNFVAVYDVSDPSAPRFVQVLATTNGPEGLLVVPGRDLLVVSSEEDDAGAGVRSAVTVFGLGAQWADGAGSPQFPSVVSADATEGPQAGAPIGWGALGALTADPADPQRLWTATDAAYSTTQLLSLDVRGYGQGSPAVIDRTVPLTRDGAPVGLDVEGVAARADGGFWLGVEGAKGAENAIVRVDAAGAVVESVALPEGVAAGLGKQGIEGVAVAPAVSTADGAAGAGEQVWVALQRGLTTDEGGTAGTARLGRYDVASGTWDWFAYPLEQTTTGGDWMGLSEVTVVDHDTLAVIERDKLNGPAATVKRVYAVDVPAVAVGAASTTPVAVTKTLAHDVLPDLRATSGWTQEKLEGLTVGGDGTVWAITDNDGLADATGETVLLSLGAATDVFEAHLDGENPGGPGEPGETPGAGEEPPSSPRHTVGADDLTDANHGGVTLSPARVRAGAQVTATAEGFVPGEWVSATLFSTPTDLGMYRADASGTLTATVTVPADAAAGLHRFALVGQVDGRVLWTELEVLATDGAPGGSDGEQPGRPDGLATTGAHVGALVGLAVVLVAGGATIVVARRRMRGLPG
- a CDS encoding GNAT family N-acetyltransferase, giving the protein MIEVRRGDELGESSRRRITEVLVRGFADDFAYFSKDPRVLADAFAHMLVLERFYVAVVDGEPAAVASVTEGAQECFAPERRPFRDALGRVHGAISYRIVRSQFLGAYDGARDGLAEVGFVTTAPEHQGRGVGTALVRHLMELPYDELVLRDIKDTNAPALGLYRKLGFVETGRRPVRFARRAGFSAYVTMSRARDVAS
- a CDS encoding ABC transporter permease — encoded protein: MTAQTVTAPSGTAARLPAPAPRPGRHVLADAGTMVARSLRLVRREPDELVLALVLPVMLMILFVYVFGGAMSVGTDYVTYATPGIILLCAGYGASNTAIAVEQDMSGGIMDRFRSMPNASWTVLVGHVVASVVKNLVTTAVVLGVAFLIGFRPDADALEWLGAVGVVAAYVLAITSVAAFVGVLVRSPAAAGGFSFFMLFLPYVSSAFVPPETMPSWLRGFAEHQPVTPVIETIRGLLVGLDSTGAPVTDLGPTAALALAWCAGLVLAFLGAAAAVFARRRRG